From a region of the Nodosilinea sp. PGN35 genome:
- a CDS encoding HNH endonuclease: MASETDKTLKELFTLANKVGNRRYHRLTQQDFDDYRSFDYWRYINGDSECGTTEASRTWVRDNSDRHCPICGEQYSHSNGRSIDHKLPRAQYPWLSLDFRNLWVICYQCNQEKGERHWYEYEHYIFTRHPERYEDIVFARPRHLLKSLRQG; this comes from the coding sequence ATGGCTTCTGAAACCGACAAAACTTTAAAGGAACTCTTCACGCTGGCGAATAAAGTCGGTAATCGCCGCTATCACAGGCTTACACAGCAAGATTTTGATGACTATCGAAGCTTTGACTACTGGCGGTATATCAACGGTGATAGCGAATGCGGCACCACTGAAGCAAGCCGTACCTGGGTGCGAGACAACTCCGATCGCCACTGCCCAATTTGCGGAGAGCAGTACAGTCACAGCAACGGCAGGAGCATCGATCATAAGCTGCCTCGTGCTCAATATCCCTGGCTATCGCTCGACTTTAGAAACCTGTGGGTGATTTGCTACCAGTGCAATCAAGAAAAGGGTGAAAGGCACTGGTATGAGTACGAGCACTACATCTTTACCCGACATCCAGAACGATACGAGGATATTGTCTTTGCCCGCCCACGTCATCTACTAAAATCGTTGAGGCAAGGCTAA
- a CDS encoding carbohydrate ABC transporter permease, producing MAIFRPASANHRVTAFPIPQRVVPYLFLLPALAALGISVFWPALRAFYLSFTTFGVDLTAAPTWVGTANLRRLMADPIFWQTVRNTLVYLAGVVPILTFAPLGLAILVNRQLRGIHWLRVAYYSPVVVSMVVAGIAWRWLYAETGLFNQVLKSLGLTESGIPWLTSPALALLSVMVVTVWKGLGYYMVIYLAGLQGIPQDLYEAAALDGSDGWRRHWDVTLPLMRPYLVLVGVISAIAATKVFEEVYIMTQGGPRNSSKTVVYYIYEQAFQKFEISYACTIGLGLFLVILALSALRLTVNHRSTPIA from the coding sequence ATGGCCATATTTCGTCCTGCTTCAGCTAATCATCGGGTCACAGCCTTCCCTATTCCCCAGCGGGTGGTGCCCTATCTGTTTTTGCTGCCCGCCCTGGCGGCTCTAGGGATTTCGGTATTTTGGCCAGCGCTGCGGGCCTTTTACCTGAGCTTTACCACCTTTGGGGTAGACCTGACGGCGGCCCCCACCTGGGTGGGCACCGCCAACCTGCGGCGGCTGATGGCCGACCCCATCTTCTGGCAGACGGTGCGCAATACGCTGGTGTACCTGGCGGGAGTAGTGCCCATTCTCACCTTTGCGCCGCTGGGGCTGGCGATTTTGGTCAACCGGCAGCTCAGAGGCATTCACTGGCTGCGGGTGGCCTACTATTCGCCTGTGGTGGTGTCGATGGTGGTGGCGGGCATTGCCTGGCGCTGGCTCTACGCCGAAACCGGGTTGTTTAACCAGGTGCTCAAGTCTTTGGGGCTGACTGAAAGCGGTATTCCCTGGCTGACCAGCCCCGCCCTGGCGCTGTTGAGCGTCATGGTGGTGACGGTGTGGAAAGGGCTGGGCTACTATATGGTGATTTACCTGGCGGGGCTCCAGGGCATTCCCCAGGATCTATACGAGGCGGCGGCTCTGGATGGCTCCGACGGCTGGCGTCGCCACTGGGATGTTACCCTGCCGCTGATGCGGCCCTACCTGGTGCTGGTGGGGGTGATTTCGGCGATCGCCGCCACCAAAGTCTTTGAGGAAGTCTACATCATGACCCAGGGGGGGCCCCGCAATAGCTCCAAAACCGTGGTCTACTACATCTACGAGCAGGCCTTTCAAAAGTTTGAAATCAGCTACGCCTGCACCATTGGCCTGGGGTTGTTCTTAGTGATTCTCGCTCTGTCGGCCCTGCGCCTGACAGTCAACCATCGCTCTACCCCTATAGCCTGA
- the ispF gene encoding 2-C-methyl-D-erythritol 2,4-cyclodiphosphate synthase, which produces MGIRIGNGYDIHRLVAGRSLILGGVTIPHHLGLDGHSDADVLTHAIMDALLGALSLGDIGLYFPPGDPEWAGADSLKLLAKVNAMVQERGWRVSNIDSVVVAEQPKLKPHIEAMRSRLADKLSLAPDQVGVKATTNEQLGPVGRQEGIAAYAVALLTTA; this is translated from the coding sequence ATGGGGATCAGAATTGGCAATGGGTACGACATTCATCGGCTGGTGGCGGGGCGATCGCTGATTTTGGGCGGCGTCACTATTCCCCACCACCTGGGGCTCGACGGCCACAGCGATGCCGACGTGCTCACCCACGCGATCATGGATGCGCTGCTGGGGGCGCTGAGCCTGGGCGATATTGGCCTCTACTTTCCGCCCGGCGACCCAGAGTGGGCGGGGGCCGACAGCCTGAAGCTGCTGGCTAAGGTGAATGCCATGGTGCAGGAGCGGGGATGGCGGGTGAGCAACATTGACTCGGTGGTGGTAGCCGAGCAGCCCAAGCTGAAGCCCCACATCGAGGCAATGCGATCGCGCCTTGCGGATAAACTGAGCCTCGCCCCCGACCAGGTGGGGGTAAAAGCCACCACCAACGAACAACTCGGCCCCGTGGGACGCCAGGAAGGCATCGCCGCCTACGCAGTAGCGCTCCTCACAACGGCTTAA
- the trmD gene encoding tRNA (guanosine(37)-N1)-methyltransferase TrmD has protein sequence MATGISGASHLRVDVVSLFPDFFTSPLASGLIGKALARQIAEVYLTNPRDFTTDKHHRVDDEPYGGGAGMLMKPDPIFAAVESLPVLPRREVILLTPQGEAMTQALFRHLVTVDQLVLICGHYEGVDERVSHLLTREVSLGDFVLTCGEIPALALINGVVRLLPGTVGKTDSLRYESFETPLLDYPQYTRPASFRGWEVPEVLRSGNHEAIAQWRQQQQIERTRQRRPDLYERWLEECGEGDGVMG, from the coding sequence ATGGCAACTGGCATTTCGGGGGCTTCCCATCTGAGAGTAGATGTTGTCAGTCTGTTTCCAGACTTTTTTACATCTCCCCTGGCGTCAGGGTTGATTGGTAAAGCCCTGGCGCGCCAAATTGCAGAAGTTTATCTTACCAACCCTAGGGACTTTACAACGGATAAGCACCATCGGGTCGATGACGAACCCTACGGCGGTGGTGCAGGCATGCTGATGAAGCCCGACCCAATCTTTGCGGCGGTAGAGTCGCTGCCGGTGCTGCCCCGGCGCGAGGTAATTTTGCTCACCCCCCAGGGGGAGGCCATGACCCAAGCTCTGTTTCGCCATCTGGTCACGGTGGATCAGCTGGTGCTGATCTGCGGCCACTACGAAGGGGTCGATGAGCGGGTTAGCCACCTGCTGACCCGGGAGGTCTCTCTGGGGGACTTTGTACTCACCTGCGGCGAAATTCCGGCCCTGGCGCTGATCAATGGCGTGGTGCGGCTGCTGCCGGGCACCGTGGGCAAGACCGACTCTCTGCGCTACGAGAGCTTTGAGACGCCGCTGCTGGACTACCCCCAGTACACTCGTCCCGCCAGCTTTCGCGGCTGGGAGGTGCCGGAGGTGCTGCGATCGGGTAACCACGAGGCGATCGCCCAGTGGCGACAGCAGCAGCAGATCGAGCGCACGCGGCAGCGGCGGCCCGATCTGTATGAGCGGTGGCTGGAGGAGTGTGGAGAGGGTGATGGGGTGATGGGGTGA
- a CDS encoding cyanophycinase yields the protein MSPVKHHAILAIGGAEDKVHGKEILHTFFERSGGTAACIGIIPCASRDPVAISARYQQIFADMGAQETVVMDIRDRAQGEDPSWKTVAEPCTGVFITGGDQVRLCGLLADTPLINLVRQRAQLGEITLGGTSAGAAVMGHHMIAGGGSGESPNRSLVDMAIGLGFVPEVIVDQHFHNRNRMARLISAMAMQPNRLGLGIDEDTCALFEGDGSFQVIGKGVIAVVDPADMSHTNEPDVAAADPLSVHGLRLHLLAHGDRFDIHHRKVLATAVG from the coding sequence ATGTCTCCCGTTAAGCACCATGCAATTCTGGCCATTGGTGGCGCAGAAGATAAAGTTCACGGCAAAGAGATTTTGCACACGTTTTTTGAGCGGTCTGGGGGGACGGCGGCCTGCATTGGTATTATTCCCTGCGCGTCTCGGGATCCGGTGGCAATTTCAGCCCGTTATCAGCAGATTTTTGCCGACATGGGAGCCCAGGAGACCGTGGTGATGGATATTCGCGATCGCGCCCAGGGGGAAGATCCAAGCTGGAAGACGGTGGCGGAGCCCTGCACCGGAGTGTTTATTACCGGCGGTGACCAGGTGCGTCTGTGTGGGCTGCTGGCCGACACACCGTTGATCAATCTGGTGCGCCAGCGGGCGCAGCTGGGCGAGATTACCCTCGGCGGCACCAGCGCCGGGGCCGCCGTCATGGGCCACCACATGATCGCTGGGGGCGGCAGCGGCGAGTCGCCCAACCGCTCCCTGGTGGATATGGCCATTGGTCTGGGCTTTGTGCCGGAGGTGATTGTCGATCAGCACTTCCACAATCGCAACCGCATGGCCCGTCTGATCAGCGCTATGGCGATGCAGCCCAACCGCCTGGGGCTGGGCATTGACGAAGACACCTGCGCCCTGTTTGAGGGCGACGGCAGCTTTCAGGTAATTGGTAAGGGGGTAATTGCGGTGGTCGATCCCGCCGATATGTCCCACACCAATGAGCCAGATGTGGCCGCCGCTGACCCGCTCAGCGTTCACGGGCTGCGGCTGCATCTGCTGGCCCACGGCGATCGCTTCGACATTCACCACCGCAAAGTGTTGGCTACGGCGGTCGGCTAG
- a CDS encoding serine/threonine-protein kinase, whose product MSLCINPRCRQPNHPDNGGSSTCVACGSALVLQGRYRVMRIVSSDSGFGRVYEAYERNVPKILKVLKEGYNANDKVVELFRREAQVLSQLNHPGVPRVETEGYFLYHPADGGEPSHCLVMEKIEGPNLKQWMVQQGNHPISEKQAMLWLTQLTDVLDLVHQHNYFHRDIKPENIMLRPSGQLVLVDFGAAREMTQTYMANLGDSGITTVSSAGYTPPEQEQGQAVPQSDFYALGRTLIYLMTAKLPNDPTIYNSRTNGFAWRSAAPQISEPLADLIDALIAPAAAHRPQNTTAILERLAQVRWSLTGLKRPSRQVSRLPRSAAAPTWPMTTLNPNEAQTIPDPSRSFLPPWFDQRPWLLAGLTGLALALPLGWYALSRGAIPLIGSRAAAPALQNLTVSPVAMLTGHENDIYDLLLLRDGKTLVSASADSTVRIWDLENNTLRHTLAHNNVVQAIATTVDQTTLISAGDDRTLRFWSLPDGRPLGQIDNAHGTPIRALEVSRNGRTLVSADSEGTIKLWPLTDAAGSLNILGMAAAGPNHTLQADGTLNDLLFTRDNSMLISGGKSLQLWDLAVLEDVAGPDSSPITLEGHTSFVNRIEITDDDQTLVSASADQNVLLWDMATQAQTAALEGHQGYVNTLRLEGQRLWSADADKTILVWNLQQQTPMQRITGFETDIWRFTVQSNGQIITIGGTQPYIRIWRLDQSPGS is encoded by the coding sequence ATGAGTCTTTGTATCAATCCCCGCTGCCGTCAGCCCAACCATCCCGATAACGGCGGCAGCTCTACCTGTGTGGCCTGTGGGTCAGCCCTGGTGCTCCAGGGCCGCTACCGGGTCATGCGGATCGTCAGCAGCGACAGCGGTTTTGGCCGCGTGTACGAAGCCTACGAGCGCAACGTCCCCAAAATTCTCAAGGTGCTCAAAGAGGGCTACAACGCCAACGACAAGGTGGTGGAGTTATTTCGCCGCGAGGCCCAGGTGCTCAGCCAGCTCAACCACCCCGGCGTGCCTCGGGTCGAGACCGAGGGCTACTTTCTCTACCACCCGGCGGATGGGGGCGAGCCCTCCCACTGCCTGGTGATGGAGAAGATCGAAGGCCCCAACCTGAAGCAGTGGATGGTGCAGCAGGGCAACCACCCGATCAGCGAGAAGCAGGCGATGCTGTGGCTCACCCAGCTGACCGATGTGCTGGATCTGGTGCATCAGCACAACTACTTTCACCGCGACATCAAGCCCGAAAACATCATGCTGCGCCCCTCGGGGCAGCTGGTGCTGGTGGACTTTGGCGCGGCCCGCGAGATGACCCAGACCTACATGGCCAACCTGGGCGACAGCGGCATTACCACGGTGAGTTCGGCGGGCTATACTCCCCCTGAGCAGGAGCAGGGCCAGGCGGTGCCCCAGTCTGACTTCTACGCCCTGGGCCGCACGCTGATCTATTTGATGACCGCCAAGCTGCCCAACGACCCCACCATCTACAACTCCCGCACCAATGGGTTTGCCTGGCGATCGGCAGCGCCGCAGATCTCCGAGCCGCTGGCCGATCTGATCGATGCTCTGATTGCTCCGGCGGCGGCCCACCGCCCCCAGAACACAACGGCGATTTTAGAACGTCTGGCCCAGGTGCGATGGTCACTGACCGGCCTCAAGAGGCCATCGCGCCAGGTTTCCCGCCTGCCCCGCTCGGCTGCCGCTCCGACCTGGCCCATGACCACCCTCAACCCCAACGAGGCCCAGACAATTCCCGACCCCTCGCGCAGTTTTTTGCCCCCCTGGTTTGACCAGCGCCCCTGGCTGCTGGCCGGGCTGACGGGGTTGGCCTTAGCCCTGCCCCTGGGCTGGTACGCCCTAAGTCGAGGCGCGATACCTCTGATTGGCTCGCGGGCTGCGGCCCCGGCGCTACAAAACTTGACGGTTAGCCCGGTGGCAATGCTGACTGGCCACGAGAACGATATCTACGACCTGCTGCTGCTGCGAGACGGCAAAACGCTGGTTTCCGCCAGTGCCGACAGCACCGTTCGCATTTGGGATTTAGAAAACAACACCCTGCGCCATACCCTGGCCCATAACAATGTGGTTCAGGCGATCGCCACCACCGTAGACCAGACGACCCTAATTAGCGCCGGGGACGATCGCACTCTTCGCTTTTGGTCTTTGCCCGACGGTCGCCCGCTGGGGCAGATCGACAACGCCCACGGCACACCCATTCGCGCCCTGGAGGTCAGCCGCAATGGCCGTACGCTGGTGAGCGCTGACAGCGAAGGCACCATTAAACTGTGGCCGTTGACCGACGCTGCGGGTTCCCTCAACATCCTGGGTATGGCCGCAGCGGGGCCGAACCACACCCTCCAGGCCGACGGCACCCTCAACGATCTGCTTTTTACCCGCGATAACAGCATGCTGATCAGCGGCGGCAAAAGTCTCCAGCTTTGGGACTTAGCCGTGCTAGAAGACGTCGCTGGCCCAGACAGTTCGCCTATCACCCTGGAAGGGCATACCAGCTTTGTCAACCGCATTGAAATTACCGATGATGACCAAACCCTGGTGAGCGCCTCCGCCGACCAAAATGTGCTGCTGTGGGATATGGCCACCCAGGCTCAAACCGCAGCCCTAGAGGGCCACCAGGGCTACGTCAATACCCTGCGGCTAGAGGGGCAGCGTCTCTGGAGCGCTGATGCCGACAAGACGATTCTGGTGTGGAACTTGCAGCAGCAGACCCCAATGCAGCGGATTACGGGTTTTGAAACCGACATCTGGCGCTTTACGGTGCAGTCCAACGGCCAAATCATTACCATTGGCGGCACCCAGCCCTACATTCGCATTTGGCGCTTAGATCAATCCCCTGGGTCCTAG
- a CDS encoding TPM domain-containing protein translates to MNDLRCKCQPRWGLLLGTGALLGLVTIAPTAQGVAQTLPEYRVAQAQTGYPQRQDSVLNDYGGVLLPADAARLREPLNEFKAATGIEIVVVTVAAIAPYETSDGSVEAFATSLFNTWGIGDAQRNDGVLVLFSAGDRAVRIELGRGYSRAYDARMQLVIDEYMLPRFRESDYSAGLYNGTQALIQQLTGPPPSTLENLPWPGPEAAKGAAGALLAGGLGLFGLLKRHDFLRPKCTSCAVRMQPLPPESAQAHLSAGQRTELQLGSVWHDVLQCPQCRQIVKRQFPHFGLGHRYSDCPSCRFKTLETVKQTTVVKPTYSASGKAIAERCCRHCNHTDETTVYLPQLERESSSSSSSGSSSSGGGSSSGGGASGRW, encoded by the coding sequence GTGAACGATTTACGCTGCAAATGTCAGCCGAGATGGGGGCTGCTGCTGGGCACAGGGGCACTGCTGGGCCTGGTCACCATCGCCCCCACAGCCCAAGGGGTCGCTCAAACGCTCCCCGAATACCGGGTCGCCCAAGCTCAGACGGGCTATCCCCAGCGGCAAGATAGCGTGCTGAATGACTACGGTGGGGTGCTGCTACCGGCTGATGCCGCTCGCCTGCGAGAGCCCCTCAACGAGTTCAAAGCAGCTACCGGTATCGAGATAGTTGTCGTGACTGTGGCTGCGATCGCGCCCTATGAGACCAGCGACGGCAGCGTTGAGGCCTTTGCAACCAGCCTGTTCAACACCTGGGGCATTGGCGATGCCCAGCGCAACGACGGGGTGCTGGTGCTGTTTTCGGCGGGCGATCGCGCCGTGCGCATTGAGCTGGGCCGGGGCTACAGCCGCGCCTACGATGCCCGGATGCAGCTAGTGATTGACGAATATATGCTGCCCCGCTTTCGAGAATCTGACTACAGCGCCGGGTTGTACAACGGTACCCAGGCGCTGATCCAACAGCTCACCGGGCCGCCCCCTTCCACCCTAGAGAACCTGCCCTGGCCCGGCCCAGAGGCGGCCAAGGGGGCCGCAGGGGCGCTACTGGCGGGCGGGCTTGGCCTGTTTGGCCTGCTCAAACGGCACGACTTTCTGCGACCCAAGTGCACCTCCTGCGCTGTGCGGATGCAGCCCCTGCCCCCCGAATCGGCCCAGGCTCACCTCAGCGCGGGGCAGCGCACCGAGCTACAGCTGGGCTCAGTGTGGCACGATGTCCTCCAGTGCCCCCAGTGTCGGCAAATTGTGAAACGCCAGTTCCCCCACTTTGGCCTGGGCCACAGGTACAGCGATTGCCCCAGCTGCCGCTTCAAAACCCTTGAGACCGTGAAGCAGACCACCGTGGTCAAGCCCACCTACAGTGCCTCTGGCAAGGCGATCGCCGAGCGCTGCTGCCGCCACTGCAACCACACCGATGAAACTACGGTCTACCTGCCCCAGCTCGAACGCGAGTCCAGCAGCAGCAGCTCCTCCGGCAGCAGCTCGTCGGGGGGTGGCTCCTCCTCGGGAGGCGGGGCCAGTGGGCGATGGTAG
- a CDS encoding EamA family transporter has product MLPNSRLSKPVLPVFNPPAAMLVIAAMASTQLGSTLAKSLFGQVGPLGMVLLRVGLSAVVLVAWCRPRWRGHRPADYRLLAAFGLSLAVMNALFYCAIARIPIGVAVALEFSGPLTVALLHSRRWLDGLWVALAAVGIVLLSPLNTPSLDSLGVLLALLAGVAWGSYIVLSARMGQAFRGGEGLALSMAVGALLLLPVGVVAEGRSLLSPQILLLGLGVAMLASTLPYSLEMTALRRMPVNVFGVLMSLEPAIAAVISFLWLGETLTLALIGAIGLVTIAAAGISLSQPATRAG; this is encoded by the coding sequence GTGCTGCCTAACTCTCGGCTTTCTAAGCCTGTACTGCCTGTGTTCAACCCGCCAGCGGCAATGCTGGTAATTGCCGCTATGGCCTCGACCCAGCTGGGGTCAACCCTGGCGAAAAGTCTGTTTGGTCAGGTGGGGCCGCTGGGCATGGTGCTGCTGCGAGTGGGGCTGTCGGCGGTGGTGCTGGTGGCCTGGTGCCGCCCCCGCTGGCGAGGCCATCGCCCCGCCGACTACCGGCTGCTGGCGGCCTTTGGTCTCTCGCTGGCGGTGATGAATGCGCTGTTCTACTGTGCGATCGCCCGCATTCCCATCGGCGTCGCCGTGGCCCTAGAGTTCTCGGGGCCGCTGACCGTGGCGCTGCTGCACTCGCGCCGCTGGCTCGACGGGCTGTGGGTGGCCCTGGCGGCGGTGGGCATTGTGCTGCTCTCTCCTCTAAATACGCCGTCGCTGGACAGTCTGGGGGTGCTGCTGGCGCTGCTGGCGGGGGTGGCCTGGGGCAGCTACATTGTGCTCTCGGCGCGCATGGGGCAGGCCTTTCGCGGTGGGGAGGGGCTGGCGCTATCGATGGCGGTGGGGGCGCTGCTGCTGCTGCCCGTGGGGGTGGTGGCGGAGGGGCGATCGCTGCTGTCGCCCCAGATTTTGCTCCTGGGCCTGGGGGTGGCGATGCTGGCCTCTACCCTGCCCTATTCCTTAGAGATGACGGCCCTGCGCCGCATGCCGGTGAATGTGTTTGGGGTGCTGATGAGCCTGGAACCGGCGATCGCCGCCGTCATCAGTTTTCTGTGGCTGGGCGAAACCCTAACTCTGGCTCTGATCGGGGCCATAGGCCTGGTCACCATCGCCGCCGCAGGCATTTCTCTGTCGCAGCCCGCCACCAGAGCAGGCTGA
- a CDS encoding DUF456 family protein yields the protein MAVGVVGAVVPALPGITLIVGAIVIWGLVAGFVGLKWALGVAIAALILSVAIDYLAGVLGAQRVGASRWGQIGAFVGMFLGLFGLLPLLPTGIPLLGLLVGTVLGAFIGEFLHRRELKLLLRIKQSAKVGLAIVVGTLVGNILQGILALISLIVFLVTTWP from the coding sequence ATGGCGGTGGGGGTAGTGGGGGCAGTTGTGCCTGCCCTGCCCGGTATTACACTGATCGTGGGGGCTATCGTGATCTGGGGTCTGGTGGCGGGGTTTGTGGGCCTCAAGTGGGCGCTAGGGGTGGCGATCGCCGCCCTCATCCTCAGCGTTGCCATCGACTACCTGGCCGGAGTGCTGGGAGCCCAGCGGGTTGGGGCCAGCCGCTGGGGCCAAATCGGGGCCTTTGTGGGCATGTTTTTGGGTCTGTTTGGGCTGCTGCCTCTGTTGCCCACGGGCATTCCCCTGCTCGGGCTTTTAGTGGGTACGGTGCTGGGGGCGTTCATTGGCGAATTTTTACACCGCCGAGAGCTGAAGCTGCTGCTGCGCATCAAGCAGTCGGCTAAGGTGGGTCTGGCCATTGTGGTTGGCACCCTGGTCGGCAATATTTTGCAGGGTATTCTTGCCTTAATTAGCCTGATTGTGTTCTTGGTCACCACCTGGCCCTAG